In one window of Procambarus clarkii isolate CNS0578487 chromosome 63, FALCON_Pclarkii_2.0, whole genome shotgun sequence DNA:
- the LOC138354559 gene encoding uncharacterized protein, translated as MAADKRKYKTEFEFVGFSEESIDITSLYNKLICMAAAIVAVVCAEPPPPYGPPTPPPYGPPTPPPYRPKTPPPYRPPTPPSYGPPAPIRYGPTPSYNEPGMPFDFAYAVRDDYSGNDFAHDEKSDGKLTSGSYRVLLPDGRTQIVTFHADDNGYVADVTYQGDATYPPPSYGPSPPSYGPSPPSYGPSPPSYSPPPPTYRPKPSPTYGPKPPPTYSPYV; from the exons atggccgccgacaagaggaaatacaaaacagagttTGAATTTGttggattcagtgaagaaagcattgatataaccagtctatacaacaagttg ATCTGCATGGCGGCAGCCATAGTGGCTGTGGTTTGTGCTGAACCCCCACCACCCTACGGGCCTCCTACACCCCCACCCTACGGGCCCCCGACACCCCCACCCTACAGGCCCaagacaccaccaccctacaggCCCCCTACACCCCCATCATACGGGCCCCCAGCTCCAATACGCTACGGGCCAACCCCATCCTACAACGAGCCCGGCATGCCCTTCGACTTCGCCTACGCCGTTAGGGATGACTACTCCGGTAACGACTTCGCGCACGACGAGAAGAGCGACGGGAAACTCACATCTGGCTCCTACAGGGTGCTTCTCCCCGACGGACGCACTCAGATCGTCACCTTCCATGCTGACGACAACGGCTACGTCGCTGACGTCACTTACCAGGGAGATGCCACCTATCCACCCCCATCCTACGGACCATCACCCCCATCCTACGGACCATCACCCCCATCCTACGGACCATCACCCCCATCCTACAGTCCCCCACCACCAACCTATCGTCCAAAACCATCTCCCACCTACGGACCGAAACCACCTCCTACTTATAGCCCTTATGTCTAA
- the LOC123769458 gene encoding uncharacterized protein, protein MSAKVFVAAAIVAVVCAEPPPPYGLPTPPPYGPPTPPPYGPPTPPHYRPPTPPPYGPPAPPRYGPTPSYNEPGMPFDFAYAVRDDYSGNDFAHDEKSDGKLTSGSYRVLLPDGRTQIVTFHADDNGYVADVTYQGEATYPSPSYGPSPPSYGPSPPSYGPPPPTYGPKPTPHPYA, encoded by the exons ATGTCAGCTAAG GTCTTCGTAGCGGCAGCCATAGTGGCTGTGGTGTGTGCTGAGCCCCCACCACCATACgggctccctacaccaccaccctatgggcctcctacaccaccaccctacgggcctcctacaccaccacattACAggccccctacacccccaccatacGGGCCCCCAGCTCCACCACGCTATGGGCCAACCCCATCCTACAACGAGCCCGGCATGCCCTTCGACTTCGCCTACGCCGTTAGGGATGACTACTCCGGTAACGACTTCGCGCACGACGAGAAGAGCGACGGTAAGCTCACATCCGGCTCCTACAGGGTGCTTCTCCCCGACGGACGCACTCAGATCGTCACCTTCCATGCTGACGACAACGGCTACGTTGCTGACGTCACCTACCAGGGAGAAGCCACCTATCCATCTCCATCCTACGGACCTTCACCCCCATCCTATGGACCATCACCCCCTTCCTACGGTCCCCCGCCTCCAACCTATGgcccaaaaccaacaccacacccctACGCCTAA
- the LOC138354434 gene encoding cuticle protein 7-like yields the protein MSAKVFVAAAIVAVVCAEPPPPYGLPTPPPYGPPTPPPYRPPTPPPYGPPAPPRYGPTPSYNEPGMPFDFAYAVRDDYSGNDFAHDEKSDGKLTSGSYRVLLPDGRTQIVTFHADDNGYVADVTYQGEATYPSPSYGPSPPSYGPSPPSYGPPPPTYGPKPTPRHYA from the exons ATGTCAGCTAAG GTCTTCGTAGCGGCAGCCATAGTGGCTGTGGTTTGTGCTGAGCCCCCACCACCATACgggctccctacaccaccaccctacgggccacctacaccaccaccctacaggccccctacacccccaccatacGGGCCCCCAGCTCCACCACGCTATGGGCCAACCCCATCCTACAACGAGCCCGGCATGCCTTTCGACTTCGCCTACGCCGTTAGGGATGACTACTCCGGTAACGACTTCGCGCACGACGAGAAGAGCGACGGTAAACTCACATCCGGCTCCTACAGGGTGCTTCTCCCCGACGGACGCACTCAGATCGTCACCTTCCATGCTGACGACAACGGCTACGTCGCTGACGTCACCTACCAGGGAGAAGCCACCTATCCATCTCCATCCTACGGACCTTCACCCCCATCCTATGGACCATCACCCCCTTCCTACGGTCCCCCACCTCCAACCTATGGCCCAAAACCAACACCACGCCATTACGCCTAA